In the Leptolyngbya sp. SIO1E4 genome, one interval contains:
- the mutL gene encoding DNA mismatch repair endonuclease MutL: MTRIQPLPLEVVQLMAAGEVIDSPASVVRELVENALDAGAARITLEVRSQPWHIQVTDNGHGLALEDLRQAATSHSTSKLSVKADLWNIHSLGFRGEALHSLSRLSHLTLCSRPQPGTESGFCVTCDRTGRPSSVTPVAMAPGTRITVEDLFYPMPARQQAAPSLPQQLRAIQQGIYHLALCHPHVTWQAILDDRPWFTLWPGQSALHLLPQVMRRIQVTDLRETQQTVTLPDTTGHLYLLLGLPDRCHRRRPDGIFVALNGRPVTLPELTERILITLRRSLPRDRYPVVFVHLQATPQHIDWHRSPDKSRVYLQHLDTWFEAIDTAINTTLKESYYSPPSGVEQQHLTQLLRLAEPGGHYLTDPADGDEDAHASPLMLKALAQVHNRYILAEHPAGLCLIEQHIAHERVLYEELCDRWEVMPVSTPVVLPKLSEAQVEQLQRIGLTVDPFGPDLWAVRTVPAPLLDREDCADALQELSLGGDLDSALVATACRTAIRNGTLLSLEVMQRLLNAWQRTRKPQTCPHGRPICLTLNESSLARYFRRSWVIGKSHGLEP, encoded by the coding sequence ATGACCCGTATTCAACCACTGCCGTTAGAAGTCGTTCAGTTAATGGCGGCAGGGGAAGTCATTGACTCTCCGGCTTCAGTCGTGCGGGAACTCGTGGAAAATGCACTGGATGCCGGTGCTGCGCGCATTACATTAGAGGTGCGATCGCAGCCCTGGCACATTCAGGTAACCGACAACGGTCATGGGTTAGCACTAGAAGACCTACGGCAGGCAGCCACCTCCCACAGCACCAGCAAGCTGTCAGTCAAAGCAGACTTATGGAACATCCACAGCCTGGGCTTTCGGGGAGAAGCACTCCATAGCCTGAGTCGATTGTCGCACTTAACCCTGTGCAGTCGCCCCCAACCTGGGACTGAAAGCGGGTTTTGCGTAACCTGCGATCGCACGGGTCGGCCCAGTAGTGTTACCCCAGTCGCGATGGCTCCGGGAACCCGTATCACTGTCGAAGACCTGTTTTACCCAATGCCTGCTCGACAGCAAGCAGCCCCCTCCTTACCCCAACAACTGCGGGCAATACAGCAGGGCATCTATCACCTGGCGCTGTGCCATCCTCATGTGACCTGGCAAGCGATTTTAGACGATCGCCCCTGGTTTACCCTATGGCCAGGGCAGTCCGCCCTGCACCTACTTCCCCAAGTCATGCGCCGCATTCAAGTCACTGATTTGCGGGAAACACAGCAGACAGTTACTTTGCCCGACACAACAGGGCACCTTTACCTGCTGCTAGGGCTCCCCGATCGCTGTCATCGTCGTCGCCCAGATGGGATTTTTGTCGCCCTCAATGGCCGCCCAGTGACGCTGCCAGAATTGACGGAACGGATACTAATAACGCTGCGGCGATCGCTGCCCCGCGATCGCTATCCCGTCGTGTTTGTGCACCTGCAAGCCACCCCCCAGCATATTGACTGGCATCGCTCCCCCGACAAGTCACGGGTCTATCTCCAGCATTTAGATACCTGGTTTGAGGCCATCGACACTGCGATCAATACCACCTTAAAAGAATCCTACTACTCACCCCCATCTGGAGTAGAGCAGCAACACCTCACCCAATTATTGCGGCTGGCCGAACCGGGAGGGCACTATCTGACAGACCCAGCAGACGGGGATGAGGATGCCCATGCCTCCCCCCTCATGCTCAAGGCTCTGGCCCAGGTGCACAATCGCTATATTTTGGCGGAACATCCTGCTGGCCTGTGTCTGATCGAACAACACATTGCCCATGAGCGGGTGCTATACGAAGAACTCTGCGATCGTTGGGAAGTAATGCCCGTCTCAACCCCCGTTGTGCTACCCAAGCTCTCTGAAGCGCAAGTTGAACAGCTGCAGCGCATTGGCCTCACAGTCGATCCCTTCGGCCCTGATCTGTGGGCTGTGCGCACGGTACCCGCACCGCTGCTAGATCGCGAAGACTGTGCCGATGCCCTACAAGAACTCAGCCTAGGGGGCGATTTAGACAGCGCACTTGTCGCAACAGCCTGCCGCACAGCCATCCGCAATGGAACCCTCCTGAGCCTAGAGGTTATGCAGCGTCTGCTCAATGCCTGGCAGCGAACCCGTAAGCCTCAAACCTGCCCCCATGGACGCCCCATCTGCTTGACGCTGAATGAATCTAGCCTGGCTCGCTACTTTCGTCGCAGTTGGGTGATTGGCAAAAGCCATGGCCTAGAACCATAA
- a CDS encoding amino acid ABC transporter ATP-binding protein: MTQLQTETAPIHGNSAEPVIIAKDVEKWYDNGFHVLKGVSLTVYKGEVVVVMGPSGSGKSTFIRTFNALEPYQKGSIEVDGIKLSHDLKNIEAIRREVGMVFQQFNLFPHLTVLQNITLAPIWVRHWPKAKAQEVAMQLLERVGILEQAQKFPGQLSGGQQQRVAIARSLAMQPKAMLFDEPTSALDPEMVREVLDVMRTLAKEGMTMVCVTHEVGFAREVADRVVLMDEGVLVEENTPEAFFNNPQEERTKKFLSQIL; encoded by the coding sequence ATGACACAGCTTCAAACTGAGACCGCTCCTATCCACGGCAACTCTGCTGAACCCGTCATTATTGCTAAGGATGTGGAGAAATGGTACGACAACGGCTTTCATGTTCTGAAAGGCGTCAGTCTAACGGTCTACAAAGGTGAAGTGGTGGTGGTTATGGGGCCATCAGGGTCAGGTAAATCAACCTTTATTCGCACCTTTAATGCATTAGAGCCTTATCAAAAGGGCAGCATTGAGGTCGATGGCATCAAGCTCTCCCACGACCTGAAAAACATTGAGGCCATTCGTCGAGAAGTGGGGATGGTGTTTCAGCAATTCAACCTGTTCCCTCATCTAACAGTGCTGCAAAACATTACGCTGGCTCCCATTTGGGTGCGCCACTGGCCAAAGGCCAAAGCCCAAGAAGTTGCTATGCAGCTGTTAGAGCGAGTTGGTATTTTGGAACAGGCCCAGAAGTTTCCAGGGCAGCTGTCTGGGGGGCAGCAGCAACGGGTGGCGATCGCCCGCTCACTGGCGATGCAGCCTAAGGCGATGCTGTTTGATGAACCCACCTCAGCCCTTGACCCTGAGATGGTTCGGGAAGTGTTAGACGTCATGCGCACCCTAGCGAAGGAAGGGATGACGATGGTCTGCGTGACCCACGAAGTCGGGTTTGCACGGGAAGTTGCCGATCGCGTCGTGCTAATGGATGAGGGCGTGCTGGTGGAAGAAAATACGCCAGAGGCCTTCTTTAATAATCCCCAAGAAGAGCGCACCAAGAAGTTCCTGTCTCAGATTCTTTAA
- a CDS encoding GAF domain-containing sensor histidine kinase: protein MTQSIPAGMGGSPHTLTSASPVLSTAVSQHSVGAEAVQIPQLAISLLDVEFPIFEEATQTASRFLDIPICIVGIPHDNALVLKAAIGLSQLGLMNPLARTRRLPLEDELARQVLQEKRRLVLPKIADHELFSNAFLVQEYGIQAYLGVPLLTAEGNCIGVLAAMDIAPHDFPMEAVAFMELLARWSVSEYERHHLSQKLTESASGPISAPKTRVAGEPTLLDTVRLTLMSQLTQGMRTPLTTITGMTSMLSREIYGTLTTKQREYTEIVHSSSQVLLEMANEVLELSSLGTSLQPLNPASVDFEMLGQHVQRTLTPVAKENNQEIRLTVEPGSRIWTLDKDIVRQLLYHLTFTLIKLSGEGGTIRIHGSERHHQLNIAVWVSHPWLGEGLPNSVLALRQFLKDSGEETNILSVLLTQAIGQAAPKPLESSLTESKDSQAQAILKSRETLSLLLSRHLIERHGGSLTLQGNPESGYRFLVILPST from the coding sequence ATGACGCAAAGCATTCCTGCTGGGATGGGAGGTAGTCCTCACACTCTGACATCTGCATCTCCCGTCCTTTCAACAGCAGTTAGCCAACACTCCGTTGGTGCGGAAGCTGTTCAAATACCACAATTAGCCATAAGCTTACTCGATGTTGAATTTCCTATATTTGAAGAAGCGACCCAAACGGCCTCTCGCTTTCTCGACATTCCGATTTGTATTGTCGGTATTCCTCATGACAATGCCTTAGTGCTTAAAGCTGCGATCGGGCTTTCTCAATTGGGGCTCATGAACCCCCTTGCGAGGACGCGTCGTTTACCTTTAGAAGATGAACTGGCCCGTCAAGTCTTGCAAGAAAAACGGCGCTTGGTACTGCCGAAGATTGCTGATCATGAGCTATTTTCTAACGCTTTCTTAGTGCAAGAATATGGCATTCAAGCCTATCTTGGTGTCCCCTTGCTGACAGCCGAGGGAAACTGTATTGGGGTATTGGCTGCAATGGATATAGCCCCCCACGATTTCCCTATGGAGGCAGTGGCCTTTATGGAACTTTTGGCGCGCTGGAGTGTTAGCGAGTACGAACGCCATCATCTCTCTCAAAAGTTGACTGAGTCTGCTTCAGGGCCGATCAGTGCCCCTAAAACAAGGGTGGCCGGTGAGCCCACGTTGCTAGATACGGTACGGCTGACGCTGATGAGCCAACTTACCCAAGGCATGCGGACTCCCCTGACAACAATTACGGGGATGACCAGTATGCTTAGCCGCGAGATTTATGGAACTCTGACCACTAAACAGCGGGAATATACAGAGATTGTGCATAGTAGCAGTCAGGTACTGCTAGAAATGGCCAACGAAGTGCTGGAATTGAGCAGCCTAGGCACCAGCCTGCAACCTCTAAACCCGGCTTCTGTTGATTTCGAGATGCTAGGCCAGCATGTACAAAGAACGCTCACGCCTGTTGCTAAGGAAAATAATCAAGAGATTCGGCTGACGGTGGAACCCGGGTCACGTATTTGGACGTTGGATAAGGATATTGTTCGGCAACTGCTTTATCACCTAACCTTTACCCTGATTAAATTGTCTGGGGAAGGGGGAACTATTCGCATCCACGGCTCAGAACGACATCATCAACTCAACATTGCAGTGTGGGTTTCTCACCCATGGCTAGGGGAAGGGTTGCCCAACTCAGTACTGGCCTTGCGTCAATTCCTGAAGGATTCAGGCGAAGAAACCAATATCCTATCGGTGTTGCTAACTCAAGCGATTGGGCAGGCTGCTCCAAAGCCTTTGGAATCCAGTCTTACAGAATCTAAAGATTCCCAAGCACAGGCGATATTGAAATCGAGGGAGACGCTGTCTTTACTCTTAAGTCGCCACCTGATCGAACGTCATGGTGGCTCGCTTACTCTGCAGGGCAACCCTGAGTCAGGCTATCGCTTTTTGGTGATATTGCCGTCCACTTAA
- a CDS encoding NADP-dependent isocitrate dehydrogenase codes for MYERITPPTVGEKITFQDGEPIVPDTPIIPFIRGDGTGVDIWPAAQKVFDAAIAAAYGSQRRIVWFKVYAGDEACDHYGQYQYLPEDTLQAIRDFGVAIKGPLTTPIGGGIRSLNVALRQINDLYACVRPCKYYAGTPSPHKTPEKLDVIVYRENTEDIYLGIEWKQGTEISDRLIKILNEELIPATPEHGNKQIRLDSGIGIKPISKSGTQRLVRRAIQHALRLPKDKQQVTFVHKGNIMKYTEGAFRDWGYELATTEFRAECVTERESWVLSNKEADPDISIADNAHKVEPGYDALTPEKQAEARQEVENILNSIWDSHGNGQWKDKVMVNDRIADSIFQQIQTRPNEYSILATMNLNGDYLSDAAAAIVGGLGMGPGANIGDHCAIFEATHGTAPKHAGLDRINPGSVILSGVMMLEYMGWQEAADLIKTGIGGAISNREVTYDLARMMEPPVKPPLKCSEFAQAIINHFND; via the coding sequence ATGTACGAACGCATTACCCCTCCCACCGTCGGTGAAAAAATCACGTTTCAGGACGGCGAGCCCATTGTCCCAGATACCCCTATCATCCCCTTTATCCGAGGTGATGGCACGGGGGTGGATATCTGGCCAGCTGCCCAGAAAGTCTTTGATGCTGCGATCGCAGCTGCCTATGGCAGTCAGCGTCGTATTGTCTGGTTTAAGGTTTATGCCGGAGATGAAGCCTGTGACCATTACGGTCAGTATCAATATCTACCTGAAGATACTTTGCAGGCCATTCGAGACTTTGGGGTGGCGATTAAAGGCCCCCTTACGACACCCATCGGCGGCGGCATTCGCTCGCTCAATGTAGCCCTGCGACAAATTAATGACCTATATGCGTGCGTGCGCCCTTGCAAGTACTATGCAGGAACACCCTCCCCTCACAAGACCCCCGAGAAGCTAGATGTCATTGTGTATCGGGAAAATACTGAAGATATCTATCTGGGAATTGAGTGGAAACAGGGCACCGAGATCAGCGATCGCCTCATTAAGATTCTTAACGAAGAGTTGATCCCAGCAACACCAGAACATGGCAACAAGCAAATTCGCCTGGATTCTGGCATCGGCATTAAGCCGATTAGCAAGAGTGGAACTCAACGTCTGGTACGCCGAGCCATCCAACATGCGCTGCGCTTACCCAAGGATAAGCAGCAGGTGACCTTCGTTCACAAGGGCAACATCATGAAGTACACCGAAGGAGCCTTTCGTGATTGGGGGTACGAGTTGGCCACCACGGAATTTCGGGCAGAGTGCGTGACTGAGCGCGAGTCTTGGGTGTTAAGTAACAAAGAGGCTGATCCAGATATTTCCATCGCAGATAATGCCCATAAGGTTGAGCCAGGATACGACGCCCTCACCCCCGAAAAGCAAGCTGAGGCTCGCCAAGAAGTCGAAAACATTCTCAACAGCATTTGGGACAGTCACGGCAATGGCCAATGGAAAGATAAGGTAATGGTGAACGATCGCATTGCGGACAGTATCTTCCAGCAGATTCAAACCCGTCCTAATGAGTATTCGATTTTGGCGACCATGAACCTGAATGGAGATTATCTCTCAGATGCGGCAGCCGCGATCGTAGGGGGTTTGGGGATGGGCCCCGGGGCTAACATCGGGGATCACTGCGCCATTTTTGAAGCCACCCATGGGACTGCCCCCAAGCACGCCGGGCTTGATCGCATCAACCCGGGTTCCGTGATTTTGTCTGGCGTCATGATGCTGGAGTATATGGGTTGGCAAGAGGCTGCCGATCTGATTAAGACAGGCATTGGCGGAGCCATCTCCAATCGTGAAGTCACCTATGACCTTGCCCGGATGATGGAGCCCCCTGTCAAGCCCCCCTTGAAGTGTTCTGAGTTTGCTCAAGCCATCATCAATCATTTCAACGACTAG
- a CDS encoding amino acid ABC transporter permease has translation MTSMTPESVSTPPEVRKLGIVAWLKKNLFSDWFNSLLTVVVVSILAYAGYGMLNWALTIAQWTVVPRNIGLFMTGLYPAEQYWRIWVLLGIVCTLAGLSWGVLARNLPTLFSRNVLIGFAVVCAGTVLFPPTRPSSPKVLLMVAIVAATAWGGRLLGRKQPGIGKWISLLWFISYLVAIWLVGGGLGLPNVSTNDWGGLVLTLLMAVSGIALCFPLGVILALGRRSSLPVVKLLSIAYIELIRGVPLISILFMGQVMIPLFLPEGARPDRVLRAIIGLTIFSAAYLAENVRAGLQAVPRGQQEAAASLGLNTPLTLGLIVLPQALKTAIPAIVGQFISLFQDTTLLSIVGLAELLGISKSILANPNYLGRYAEVYLFIGILYWFFCYAMSLGSRKIEEQLNTGH, from the coding sequence ATGACATCTATGACCCCTGAATCGGTTTCAACGCCTCCAGAAGTTCGCAAACTCGGCATCGTCGCTTGGCTTAAAAAGAATCTATTTAGCGATTGGTTTAACAGCCTGCTGACCGTTGTGGTGGTTAGCATCCTGGCCTATGCAGGCTACGGCATGCTCAATTGGGCGCTGACCATTGCCCAATGGACGGTGGTTCCCAGGAACATTGGCCTGTTTATGACCGGGCTATACCCGGCTGAGCAGTATTGGCGCATATGGGTGCTGTTGGGCATCGTCTGCACGTTGGCAGGGCTATCTTGGGGCGTGTTAGCCCGCAACCTACCCACACTCTTTAGCCGCAACGTGTTGATTGGGTTTGCGGTTGTGTGCGCGGGGACGGTTCTCTTCCCCCCCACTCGCCCCAGTAGCCCCAAGGTATTATTGATGGTTGCGATCGTGGCCGCAACGGCCTGGGGCGGTCGGCTTTTAGGCCGCAAACAGCCCGGGATAGGCAAATGGATTTCTCTCTTGTGGTTTATTTCCTACCTGGTGGCCATATGGCTGGTGGGAGGCGGTTTAGGATTACCCAATGTCTCTACTAATGACTGGGGCGGCTTGGTGTTGACCCTGTTGATGGCCGTGAGTGGTATTGCGCTGTGCTTTCCCCTTGGGGTCATCCTGGCCTTGGGACGGCGCAGCAGTTTACCAGTCGTCAAGTTGCTCTCCATTGCCTACATCGAGCTGATTCGAGGGGTACCCTTAATTTCGATTTTGTTCATGGGGCAGGTGATGATTCCCCTGTTTTTACCGGAAGGGGCCCGGCCTGATCGGGTGCTACGGGCCATCATCGGATTGACAATTTTTAGCGCAGCTTATCTGGCGGAGAACGTGCGAGCCGGGTTACAGGCCGTACCCCGAGGTCAGCAAGAAGCCGCCGCTTCTTTAGGGCTCAATACCCCTCTAACCCTGGGGTTAATTGTGTTGCCTCAGGCATTAAAAACGGCAATTCCAGCCATTGTTGGGCAATTTATCAGCTTGTTTCAAGACACCACGCTGTTATCAATTGTTGGACTCGCCGAGCTGTTAGGGATTAGCAAATCGATTTTGGCAAACCCCAATTACCTGGGCCGTTATGCCGAGGTCTACCTGTTTATCGGCATCCTTTACTGGTTCTTCTGCTACGCCATGTCTTTGGGCAGCCGTAAAATAGAGGAACAGTTAAACACAGGGCATTAA
- a CDS encoding ABC transporter permease subunit (The N-terminal region of this protein, as described by TIGR01726, is a three transmembrane segment that identifies a subfamily of ABC transporter permease subunits, which specificities that include histidine, arginine, glutamine, glutamate, L-cystine (sic), the opines (in Agrobacterium) octopine and nopaline, etc.): protein MVSNPGESDQFSVKQLLRDERFWKIAFQVITFLIVALILGYFFVNLNANLARQGTQFGFGFLSSPAGFSIGESVLEYQPNDAYGKALLVGLVNTITLVIVGIFLATLVGITAGVSSFLQNWLIYKISRAYVGLIRNIPLLLQLFFWYFAVYGILPTPQEQLNIGNLIFGSKRGVYIPWPGSSAAAAWLAVLVALAIAAVFVWRWRIQLMVEQGASGQTQLIILGVMALVGLLILAFALGWEAPVAQEGGGATGGLRLSREYAASLTALVFYTGAFIAEIVRAGIQSVSKGQWEAARSLGLAPGLSMRLVVFPQALRVIIPPLNSEFMNLAKNSSLAFAVAYPELYSVANTTFNQTGRPVEVFLVLMATYLIINLFISLGMNQLNQSVQFKER, encoded by the coding sequence ATGGTTAGTAACCCTGGCGAGTCCGACCAGTTTAGTGTTAAGCAGCTGTTACGCGATGAGCGCTTCTGGAAGATTGCCTTCCAGGTCATCACATTTCTCATCGTTGCCCTAATTCTGGGCTACTTCTTTGTAAATTTAAACGCCAACTTAGCCCGTCAGGGTACCCAATTTGGCTTTGGTTTTTTGTCGAGTCCGGCAGGGTTCAGCATCGGGGAAAGTGTTCTTGAGTATCAGCCGAATGATGCCTACGGTAAAGCGCTGCTGGTTGGGCTCGTCAACACGATCACCCTGGTCATTGTCGGGATTTTCCTGGCAACGCTCGTGGGCATTACCGCTGGGGTCTCTAGCTTTTTACAAAACTGGCTGATTTACAAGATTAGCCGGGCCTATGTGGGGCTGATTCGCAACATCCCGCTGTTGCTACAGCTCTTTTTCTGGTACTTCGCGGTGTATGGAATCTTACCGACGCCGCAGGAACAGTTAAACATTGGCAACCTCATTTTCGGCAGTAAGCGAGGGGTTTATATTCCCTGGCCAGGAAGTTCAGCGGCGGCAGCTTGGCTGGCAGTGTTAGTCGCTCTGGCGATCGCGGCGGTCTTTGTTTGGCGGTGGCGCATTCAGCTCATGGTGGAGCAGGGAGCTTCTGGCCAAACCCAGTTAATTATTTTAGGCGTGATGGCGCTAGTGGGGCTGTTGATTCTGGCCTTTGCCCTCGGGTGGGAAGCCCCGGTTGCCCAAGAAGGGGGCGGCGCTACCGGCGGGTTGAGGCTCTCGCGAGAATACGCGGCCTCGCTGACGGCGCTGGTATTTTACACCGGAGCTTTTATTGCTGAGATTGTGCGGGCGGGCATTCAATCCGTCTCGAAGGGGCAGTGGGAAGCGGCCCGATCACTGGGGCTGGCACCAGGGCTCTCCATGCGCCTGGTGGTTTTTCCACAGGCATTACGGGTGATTATCCCGCCGCTCAATAGTGAGTTTATGAACCTGGCGAAAAACTCTTCCCTCGCCTTTGCCGTTGCCTACCCAGAGCTTTATTCAGTGGCCAACACGACCTTCAACCAAACCGGGCGCCCGGTTGAAGTCTTTCTGGTATTGATGGCCACATATCTAATCATCAATTTGTTTATTTCCCTGGGCATGAACCAACTGAACCAGTCTGTGCAGTTTAAGGAGCGTTAA
- a CDS encoding GUN4 N-terminal ARM-like repeat domain-containing protein has translation MSSSITNNPQSSVELLESLRGQLQSASPKKQLLLLPQLLEAQAPGYQVLMEFLLAAKPQIPATVSAGRALQLLHQVQDAKVKDFLAEHFPTGLVSLPSACEVDYSDVQTALVQQDFELADRLTLQKMCELASPMAVKRKWLYFTEVNTFPVIDLQTLDQLWFVYSEGKFGFSRQREIWLGVGKNWEKLWPKIAWKEDNLWTRYPNGFIWNLEAPAGHLPLTNQLRGVRVMDALMNHPAWETSP, from the coding sequence ATGAGCAGTTCTATTACGAACAACCCACAGTCATCTGTAGAACTGCTGGAGTCTTTAAGGGGCCAGCTGCAGAGTGCTTCACCTAAAAAGCAACTCTTGCTGCTGCCGCAGCTGTTAGAGGCTCAAGCACCTGGATATCAGGTGCTGATGGAATTTCTTTTGGCGGCCAAGCCGCAAATTCCCGCGACGGTGAGTGCAGGACGTGCACTACAGCTCCTACACCAAGTGCAAGATGCCAAAGTTAAAGACTTTTTGGCAGAGCATTTCCCAACAGGGTTAGTGTCTCTCCCCTCGGCATGCGAGGTTGACTATTCAGACGTTCAAACGGCACTGGTTCAACAAGACTTTGAACTGGCTGATCGTTTAACCCTGCAGAAAATGTGTGAACTGGCTAGCCCGATGGCAGTTAAGCGCAAATGGCTCTACTTCACCGAAGTGAATACCTTCCCCGTTATTGACTTGCAGACGCTCGATCAGCTTTGGTTTGTGTATTCCGAAGGCAAATTTGGCTTTTCTAGACAGCGAGAAATTTGGCTGGGAGTCGGTAAAAACTGGGAAAAGCTATGGCCTAAAATTGCCTGGAAAGAGGATAATCTTTGGACCCGTTATCCGAATGGGTTTATTTGGAATCTTGAAGCTCCTGCTGGCCACTTGCCCCTGACTAACCAGCTACGAGGCGTCAGAGTGATGGATGCATTAATGAATCATCCTGCTTGGGAAACGTCTCCCTAA
- a CDS encoding amino acid ABC transporter substrate-binding protein yields MKKWGFLGLAIALTVTACGGGTTSEPAATGGDGGSEPTAAAGGSRLDAVLARGQLVCGVDGGIPGFSFVDESGTYSGLDVEVCQAVAAALFDDPEAVEYRRLDSTERFTALSGGEVDMLSRNTTWTISRDTQVGMEFAPTTFYDGQGMMVREASGIETLEDFAGKAVCVETGTTTELNMTDQMRKLGVDFEPVVFQDADAAYAAYDEGRCEGMTSDKSQLLARRSTLPNPDEHVLLEVTMSKEPLGPLTVNNDSAWFDVVKWVTYGLIQAEEFGITSENVEEFTGSEDPNIARFMGDEGTLGTDMGIPNDFMYRVVRHVGNYGEIYDRNLGAGSEFQLERGLNDLWTNGGLLYAPPFR; encoded by the coding sequence ATGAAAAAGTGGGGTTTCCTGGGGTTGGCGATCGCGCTTACCGTCACGGCATGCGGTGGAGGAACGACATCCGAACCTGCTGCGACAGGCGGTGACGGCGGTAGCGAACCTACTGCCGCCGCTGGCGGTAGCCGTTTAGACGCGGTGCTGGCGCGAGGTCAACTCGTTTGTGGAGTTGATGGAGGTATTCCTGGCTTTAGCTTTGTCGATGAAAGTGGTACCTACTCTGGCCTAGACGTAGAAGTTTGTCAGGCGGTTGCAGCGGCATTGTTTGATGATCCAGAAGCGGTTGAATATCGCCGTCTGGACTCAACCGAGCGATTTACAGCGCTGTCCGGTGGTGAAGTCGACATGCTGTCACGCAACACCACCTGGACCATCAGTCGAGACACCCAAGTTGGCATGGAATTCGCACCGACGACGTTCTATGACGGCCAGGGCATGATGGTGCGAGAAGCCAGTGGCATTGAGACACTGGAAGATTTTGCAGGCAAGGCAGTCTGTGTTGAAACCGGGACCACCACCGAGTTAAACATGACTGACCAAATGCGGAAGCTGGGCGTTGATTTTGAGCCCGTTGTTTTCCAAGATGCAGATGCGGCCTATGCCGCCTACGATGAAGGTCGTTGCGAAGGCATGACCTCTGACAAGTCTCAGCTTTTGGCTCGTCGGAGCACGCTGCCGAACCCTGATGAGCATGTTCTCTTGGAAGTCACGATGTCAAAAGAGCCGCTAGGCCCTCTGACCGTGAACAACGATTCTGCCTGGTTTGATGTGGTCAAGTGGGTCACCTATGGCCTGATTCAAGCCGAGGAATTTGGCATTACCTCTGAGAATGTTGAGGAATTCACGGGAAGCGAGGATCCGAACATTGCTCGTTTTATGGGCGATGAAGGCACATTGGGAACCGACATGGGTATTCCCAATGACTTTATGTATCGGGTCGTCAGACATGTGGGCAACTACGGTGAGATCTACGATCGCAACCTCGGTGCCGGGTCAGAGTTCCAGCTAGAGCGCGGGCTAAATGACCTGTGGACCAATGGTGGATTGCTCTACGCGCCTCCCTTCCGATAG